One part of the Mytilus trossulus isolate FHL-02 chromosome 11, PNRI_Mtr1.1.1.hap1, whole genome shotgun sequence genome encodes these proteins:
- the LOC134690419 gene encoding ficolin-2-like: MYDLGCSIPKLCTKRKTRQLTEGHHLTCQGCCNNTNVCNLNTECGDVPVSHNSSESGRTCVSCTGVQNINDCTHLETCGSNEVCFIHKYATESGVEQYDFGCTLPELCVNKRPDEIFGKRLAEGHHMLCKGCCNKSNVCNLNAACDDAVKQNTSGNGRPRECDDLNNANTGVYTIYPDEYHAVKAYCIMANNEKWTVIQKRFNGFLDFYQDWNAYKRGFGVATGEYWMGNDYIHRISTSTGHKLSIYLEDFDGTFKYANYSLFLIGDEKEKYKLSLSGYTGDAGDSLITQTGMTFSTKDRDNDPSAALNCAAYTQGAWWYKNCTSSNLNGPYLAGVGTYERSMFWKDWKVFNSLKKSTMMITRT; this comes from the exons ATGTATGATTTAGGATGTTCCATTCCAAAG CTATGTACAAAAAGAAAGACGCGACAATTAACAGAAGGTCATCATTTGACATGTCAAGGTTGTTGTAACAACACAAACGTATGCAACCTGAATACAGAATGTGGAGATGTTCCTGTCAGCCATAATAGTTCTG AGTCTGGGAGAACTTGTGTGTCATGCACTGGAGTACAAAACATAAATGACTGTACACACTTGGAGACTTGTGGTAGTAATGAG gtGTGCTTCATTCACAAGTATGCTACTGAATCTGGAGTTGAACAATATGATTTTGGATGTACACTGCCAGAG cTCTGTGTCAATAAAAGACCTGATGAGATATTTGGCAAGAGATTAGCAGAAGGCCATCATATGCTGTGTAAAGGTTGCTGCAATAAGTCAAATGTTTGTAACCTGAATGCAGCATGTGACGATGCCGTAAAACAGAACACATCTG GAAATGGTCGCCCTAGAGAATGCGATGACTTAAACAATGCCAACACCGGTGTGTATACCATATATCCTGATGAATACCATGCAGTGAAGGCATATTGTATAATggcaaacaatgaaaaatggacg GTAATTCAAAAACGATTCAATGGTTTTCTTGATTTTTATCAAGATTGGAATGCTTACAAAAGGGGATTTGGTGTTGCAACAGGAGAATATTGGATGG GAAATGACTACATTCATCGAATATCTACATCAACCGGTCATAAACTATCAATTTATTTAGAGGATTTCGATGGCACctttaaatatgcaaattattCTCTGTTTCTTATTGGTGAcgagaaagaaaaatataaactgtcGTTATCTGGATACACTGGGGATGCAG GTGATAGTTTGATTACCCAGACTGGAATGACATTTAGTACGAAGGATAGGGATAACGACCCTTCTGCAGCACTTAATTGTGCAGCGTATACTCAGGGTGCATGGTGGTATAAAAATTGTACCAGTTCAAATCTAAATGGACCGTATCTTGCTGGTGTCGGTACATATGAAAGATCTATGTTTTGGAAAGATTGGAAagtttttaattctttaaaaaagagTACAATGATGATAACGCGTACTTAG